The segment CGGCAACCGCCGCTTCCGACTGCGCGACCTGCGCCTCGTAATCGGCGGGATCGATCTGGATCAGGAGATCGCCGGCCTTGACGCGCTGAAAGTCGGTGACCGCCACCGTCAGCACCTCGCCGGAGACACGGCTCGCAAGCCGCGTCAGGTCGGCACGCACATAGGCATCGTTGGTGGTCTGGATCACCGCGTCGCCGACCCATTCGTCGAAGCGCAGCGTCGCCAGCGCGACGAAGGCAAGCGCGACGGTCACGGCGAACAGCGGGATGGCGAGGCGGCTCCAGAGCGAGCTCGCCGGCCGCTGCGTCGGCTTGGATTGCATCGCCGGCGCAGAAGCGGCCGGCTGAGGCGACGAGGCTTGTTCCTGTTGACTCACGACATGACCCTAAAACTCACTCGCTTCACATCGTCCTGGAACGACGGCGGATACTGCCTCACACCGTCTTCTCCGGCCAACGGCAAAGATCGTTGATCAGGCATACCTCGCAGCGTGGCTTGCGCGCGAGGCAGGTGTAGCGGCCGTGGAGAATGAGCCAGTGATGAGCATGCAGCATGAATTCGGACGGGATCACTTTTTCCAGCCCGAGCTCGACCTCGATCGGTGTCTTGCCGGGTGCGAGGCCTGTGCGATTGCCGACGCGGAACACATGCGTGTCGACCGCCATGGTGTGCTCACCAAAGGCCATGTTGAGCACGACATTGGCGGTCTTGCGGCCAGCGCCGGGCAATGACTCGATCTCCGCGCGCGTGCGCGGCACCTCGCCGCCGAATTCGGCGAGCAGCTTTGCCGACAGCGCGATGACATTCTTGGCCTTGGTGCGATAGAGCCCGATGGTCTTGATGTACTCGCGCAAGCGCTCCTCGCCGAGATCGAGCATCTTCTGCGGCGCGTCGGCGATTTCGAACAACGCACGCGTCGCCTTGTTGACGCCGGCGTCGGTGGCCTGCGCCGACAGCACCACGGCAACCAGCAGCGTATAGGGGTTGAGATGCTCGAGCTCGCCCTTCGGCTCCGGATTGGCTTTTCGGAATCGGCTGAAGACCTCGTGGATCTCAGCCGGTGTCCAGGGTTTTACAGACTTGGGTTTGGGAGCCTTGGGTTTGGGTGCCTTGGGTTTGGGAGCCTTGGTCTTCGGCGCCTTCGGCTTCGAAGCGGCCGCCTTTGC is part of the Bradyrhizobium commune genome and harbors:
- the nth gene encoding endonuclease III, with protein sequence MAKIIRKPASRRAAVTKKKAKAAASKPKAPKTKAPKPKAPKPKAPKPKSVKPWTPAEIHEVFSRFRKANPEPKGELEHLNPYTLLVAVVLSAQATDAGVNKATRALFEIADAPQKMLDLGEERLREYIKTIGLYRTKAKNVIALSAKLLAEFGGEVPRTRAEIESLPGAGRKTANVVLNMAFGEHTMAVDTHVFRVGNRTGLAPGKTPIEVELGLEKVIPSEFMLHAHHWLILHGRYTCLARKPRCEVCLINDLCRWPEKTV